A window of the Arachis duranensis cultivar V14167 chromosome 5, aradu.V14167.gnm2.J7QH, whole genome shotgun sequence genome harbors these coding sequences:
- the LOC107490625 gene encoding uncharacterized protein LOC107490625: MLVSLGCLLNLTGRSQRLLKGSMLIEFSTLCYSPHHIDIDFEMNSIPRSCGDVRSLRRQLMEEQEQALELIEMQRRRVAVCPKFSVYFTPFLLLHKWNENFRRSFQFQLSSSRIFQKHTQKEI, encoded by the exons ATGTTAGTGAGTCTCGGGTGCTTGTTAAACCTTACCGGGAGAAGTCAAAGATTATTGAAAG GAAGTATGCTGATAGAATTCAGCACTCTGTGTTACTCACCTCACCACATAGACATAGATTTTGAAATGAACTCAA ttCCAAGAAGTTGTGGGGATGTTAGATCTCTTAGGAGACAACTGATGGAAGAGCAGGAGCAAGCGCTAGAACTAATAGAAATGCAAAGGAGACGCGTTGCAGTTTGCCcaaaattctctgtctatttCACTCCATTTTTGCTTCTCCACAAATGGAATGAGAACTTCAGAAG ATCATTTCAATTTCAactttcatcttcaagaatCTTTCAAAAACACACACAGAAAGAAATATAG